A window from Gottschalkiaceae bacterium SANA encodes these proteins:
- a CDS encoding carbon starvation protein A codes for MVSFLLSVVALLVGYLVYGKFVEKVFGADENRETPAVAQADGVDFVEMGWKKAFLIQFLNIAGLGPIFGAIAGALWGPIAFLWIVLGSIFAGAVHDYFAGMLSMRHGGDTIAEIVGRYLGTSAKQVMRVFSVLLLILVGVVFINGPAGLLQNMTGINKFIFLGIIIAYYLLATVLPVDKVIGKIYPIFGAALLIMGVGIIGGIILKGYTIPEITLTNMHPAGKSVFPFLFITIACGAISGFHATQSPIMARCLKNEKQGRRVFYGAMIAEGLIALIWAAAAMSFFGSVEALKEAGSAAVVVNTISSSLLGPVGGVLAVLGVVAAPITSGDTAFRSARLAIADAIGLKQDAFANRFKVAIPLFAIGLALCFIDFSILWRYFAWSNQTLATIMLWASAAFLVKEKKLHWIATVPATFMTAVITSYILVAPEGLRLPESFGVPAGIAVAIATFVFFMMKAGKASQTENDESKNKKVA; via the coding sequence ATGGTATCTTTTTTATTATCAGTAGTGGCATTGTTGGTTGGATATTTGGTTTATGGAAAATTTGTTGAGAAAGTCTTTGGGGCAGACGAAAACAGAGAAACGCCGGCTGTTGCGCAAGCAGATGGTGTAGACTTCGTTGAAATGGGTTGGAAAAAAGCGTTCTTGATTCAATTCTTGAACATTGCTGGGCTTGGTCCGATCTTTGGCGCCATTGCAGGAGCCCTTTGGGGACCGATTGCATTTTTATGGATTGTCTTGGGGTCCATCTTCGCAGGAGCCGTTCATGATTATTTCGCAGGGATGCTTTCTATGCGACATGGTGGCGATACAATTGCCGAAATCGTAGGTCGTTACTTGGGAACAAGTGCAAAACAAGTGATGCGCGTATTTTCAGTTTTGCTTTTAATTCTGGTTGGTGTTGTTTTTATCAACGGACCAGCAGGGCTTTTGCAAAACATGACTGGAATCAATAAATTTATCTTCTTAGGAATCATTATTGCATATTACTTATTAGCGACTGTTTTACCAGTAGACAAGGTAATTGGAAAGATTTATCCGATTTTTGGTGCCGCTCTTTTGATTATGGGTGTTGGTATTATCGGTGGAATTATCTTAAAGGGATACACCATTCCAGAAATCACATTAACAAATATGCATCCGGCTGGAAAATCAGTCTTCCCATTCTTGTTTATCACCATTGCATGTGGTGCAATTAGCGGTTTTCATGCGACACAGTCACCAATTATGGCACGCTGCTTAAAGAACGAAAAGCAAGGTCGCCGTGTATTCTATGGTGCTATGATTGCAGAGGGTTTGATTGCTTTGATTTGGGCTGCCGCAGCTATGAGTTTCTTTGGTTCTGTGGAAGCGTTGAAAGAAGCAGGTTCTGCAGCGGTTGTTGTAAATACAATTTCTAGTTCATTGTTAGGACCTGTAGGTGGCGTATTGGCAGTTTTAGGTGTTGTTGCAGCACCGATTACGTCGGGTGACACAGCCTTTAGAAGTGCACGTTTGGCAATTGCTGATGCTATAGGATTGAAGCAAGATGCATTTGCAAATCGTTTCAAGGTAGCGATTCCATTGTTTGCAATAGGCTTGGCATTGTGCTTTATCGACTTCTCGATTCTTTGGAGATATTTCGCATGGTCAAATCAAACTTTGGCAACGATTATGCTTTGGGCATCAGCAGCATTCTTGGTGAAAGAGAAGAAATTGCATTGGATTGCAACAGTTCCAGCAACCTTTATGACTGCGGTTATCACAAGTTATATCTTGGTAGCGCCTGAAGGTCTACGCTTACCTGAGTCTTTCGGTGTTCCCGCAGGGATCGCAGTTGCGATTGCAACATTTGTTTTTTTCATGATGAAAGCAGGAAAAGCATCGCAAACAGAAAATGATGAATCAAAAAATAAAAAAGTAGCATAG